A window of the Corallococcus exiguus genome harbors these coding sequences:
- a CDS encoding SDR family oxidoreductase, whose translation MEVIRAGKGPMRIAVTGASGDYGRLLLPRLEADPGVESILVLDTKEPQPMSKVEFHRVDLTRYDAEGELTDALTERPVDALFHLAFLFGPILNGPLAHELEVIGTMNVLTAVGRARLPRLVVPSLTVTYGARGNNPALLREGSPLFGCPHSRFVNDKVEVEGQVRAFRERNPDTRTLVLRFAPLLGPSLDNPATRLLSHAVVPTLLGFDPLWQAIHEDDAGRALHLALRADTAGEFNVVGRGVLPLSGLIRQAGARPLPLPGPLFRGALRALGVVGAGTLPVALLDYMHYSWVADGERAESALGFVPLHHVRDAASALRRSQS comes from the coding sequence ATGGAAGTGATCCGAGCAGGCAAGGGCCCGATGCGTATCGCGGTGACAGGCGCCAGTGGCGACTACGGCAGGCTGCTCCTGCCGAGGCTGGAAGCGGACCCCGGCGTGGAGAGCATCCTCGTGCTGGACACGAAGGAGCCCCAGCCGATGAGCAAGGTGGAGTTCCACCGAGTGGACCTCACCCGCTACGACGCGGAAGGTGAGCTGACGGACGCGCTCACCGAGCGCCCCGTGGACGCCCTCTTCCACCTGGCGTTCCTCTTCGGGCCCATCCTCAACGGCCCGCTGGCGCACGAACTGGAAGTCATTGGCACCATGAACGTGCTGACGGCGGTGGGCCGCGCCCGGCTGCCCCGGCTGGTGGTGCCGTCGCTGACGGTGACGTACGGCGCGCGGGGCAACAACCCGGCGCTCCTGCGCGAGGGCTCCCCGCTGTTCGGCTGTCCGCACAGCCGCTTCGTGAACGACAAGGTGGAGGTGGAGGGACAGGTGCGGGCGTTCCGCGAGCGCAATCCCGACACCCGCACGCTCGTGTTGCGGTTCGCTCCCCTGCTCGGCCCGAGCCTGGACAATCCGGCGACGCGGTTGCTGTCGCACGCGGTGGTGCCCACGCTCCTGGGATTCGACCCGCTCTGGCAGGCGATCCACGAGGACGACGCGGGCCGGGCGCTGCACCTGGCCCTGCGGGCGGACACGGCGGGAGAGTTCAACGTCGTGGGGCGCGGGGTGTTGCCTTTGTCGGGGCTCATCCGCCAGGCGGGCGCGCGACCGCTCCCCCTGCCGGGGCCGTTGTTTCGTGGAGCACTTCGCGCGCTCGGGGTGGTGGGGGCGGGCACGTTGCCGGTGGCCCTGCTCGACTACATGCATTACTCCTGGGTCGCGGACGGTGAGCGCGCCGAGTCCGCGTTGGGGTTCGTGCCCCTCCACCATGTCAGGGACGCCGCCTCGGCGCTCAGAAGGAGCCAGTCATGA
- a CDS encoding YciI family protein: MRFMMIVKANTDSETGRLPSTEELTSMGKYNEELVKAGILLAGEGLHPSSKGARVAFSKTGNTVTDGPFSETKELVAGFWIIEVKSREEAIAWARRIPFQEGEVEIRQVASAEDFAESDPTGELRAKEEALRAQVEAKAKA; encoded by the coding sequence ATGCGCTTCATGATGATCGTCAAGGCCAACACCGACAGCGAGACCGGTCGCCTCCCCTCCACGGAGGAGTTGACCTCGATGGGCAAGTACAACGAGGAGCTGGTGAAGGCCGGCATCCTGCTCGCGGGTGAAGGGCTGCACCCCAGCTCCAAGGGCGCCCGCGTGGCGTTCTCCAAGACGGGGAACACGGTGACGGATGGCCCCTTCTCGGAGACGAAGGAGCTGGTCGCCGGCTTCTGGATCATCGAGGTGAAGTCGCGCGAGGAGGCCATCGCCTGGGCGCGCCGCATCCCCTTCCAGGAGGGAGAGGTGGAGATCCGCCAGGTGGCCTCCGCGGAGGACTTCGCGGAAAGCGATCCCACCGGCGAGCTGCGCGCGAAGGAGGAGGCGCTGCGCGCTCAGGTCGAGGCGAAGGCCAAGGCCTGA
- a CDS encoding lysophospholipid acyltransferase family protein produces the protein MTKGVLGNDPFQRGAAPRTGEVKDDAANPKAAKKSAASKSAKGAKSAGKAKSAKGGASKSGAQAKAPKGGKAAEAKQATATPKTPAAKVHMFEARTDGRGSPRHEQDARDVEHASGAKHGRSSAKDPHASGGAPAARPGAHDAVHASGQPPAGEEVSPLREPSVPAPATEPRPSRPQVLADEVRGSRPQERTVDRALTEALASDAAEAAAKTAVDELFEGRKEPDRDIERVLATELVTEVAESAVRQVLDDGNGDAAEREVATAVATQVAEATAGVAVDQVMDRHATSPEERALSSAGGGNAQDDDGEEAWPGDAWIRDPKDVPPPEDTEDLWTADAWRRDPEGMSAPEDPDEDDLVTGVERVEEDGVHISVSIIEGAAPTDVEPEVELPDESHDELPPSRRPLSLVSDHGEVPLPEEVERDAQGFDRPEESAPPSGFAGRAAGMFSLAKEIAGQALASDGLGRAVGAMHGLMEAVRTSLGTGGGSRLDDYGKDEGLVESLQPVLDFLYEQYWRVSVEGVDQVPRGASILVANHSGALPYDGLVMAQALLRERPDLLETRWLVEDQVFHAPMLGTLFNRLGAVRASPENALRLLDEHRPLVVFPEGYQGASKPFAERYRLKRFGRGGFVKLALRTGAPIVPVAIVGAEETSPLLGRLPGGFLGFPSLPLTAPGPLPAKWTIRFGEPLTMEGLSPEDADDLGQVQRLTERTRESIQGMLQALLRERRSVFTG, from the coding sequence ATGACCAAGGGTGTCCTCGGGAATGATCCCTTCCAGCGGGGCGCCGCGCCTCGCACGGGCGAGGTGAAGGACGACGCGGCCAACCCGAAGGCCGCGAAGAAGTCCGCGGCGTCGAAGTCCGCGAAGGGTGCGAAGTCAGCGGGAAAGGCGAAGAGCGCCAAGGGTGGCGCGTCGAAGTCCGGCGCCCAGGCGAAGGCGCCCAAGGGCGGCAAGGCCGCGGAGGCGAAGCAGGCCACCGCGACGCCGAAGACGCCCGCCGCCAAGGTCCACATGTTCGAGGCCCGCACGGACGGACGCGGGAGCCCGAGGCACGAGCAGGACGCGCGCGACGTGGAGCACGCCTCGGGAGCGAAGCACGGGCGTTCGTCCGCGAAGGACCCGCACGCTTCGGGAGGGGCACCGGCCGCGAGGCCTGGCGCCCACGACGCCGTGCACGCTTCGGGACAGCCTCCCGCCGGTGAGGAGGTCTCGCCCCTTCGCGAGCCCTCCGTGCCGGCCCCCGCCACCGAGCCCCGGCCGTCGCGGCCCCAGGTGCTCGCGGACGAGGTGCGCGGCTCGCGTCCCCAGGAGCGCACGGTGGACCGCGCCCTGACGGAAGCCCTCGCGTCGGACGCGGCGGAGGCCGCGGCGAAGACGGCCGTGGACGAGCTGTTCGAGGGGCGCAAGGAGCCGGACCGCGACATCGAGCGCGTCCTCGCGACGGAGCTCGTCACCGAGGTGGCCGAGTCCGCCGTGCGGCAGGTGCTGGATGACGGCAACGGCGACGCCGCCGAGCGGGAAGTCGCCACCGCCGTCGCGACCCAGGTGGCCGAGGCCACCGCGGGCGTCGCCGTGGACCAGGTGATGGACCGCCACGCCACCAGCCCCGAGGAGCGCGCCCTGTCCTCCGCTGGCGGCGGCAATGCGCAGGACGACGACGGCGAAGAGGCCTGGCCTGGCGACGCCTGGATCCGCGACCCGAAGGACGTGCCTCCTCCCGAGGACACCGAGGACCTCTGGACCGCGGACGCCTGGCGCCGCGACCCGGAGGGCATGTCCGCGCCGGAGGACCCGGACGAGGACGACCTGGTCACCGGCGTCGAGCGCGTCGAGGAGGACGGCGTGCACATCTCCGTCTCCATCATCGAGGGTGCCGCCCCCACGGACGTGGAGCCGGAGGTGGAGCTGCCCGACGAGTCCCACGACGAGCTGCCTCCCAGCCGCCGGCCCCTGTCGCTCGTGAGCGACCACGGCGAGGTGCCCCTCCCGGAGGAAGTGGAGCGGGATGCGCAGGGCTTCGACCGTCCGGAGGAATCGGCCCCGCCGTCCGGCTTCGCGGGCCGCGCCGCGGGCATGTTCTCGCTGGCGAAGGAGATCGCCGGCCAGGCGCTCGCGAGCGACGGCCTGGGCCGCGCCGTGGGTGCCATGCACGGCCTGATGGAGGCCGTGCGCACCAGCCTGGGCACTGGCGGTGGCAGCCGGTTGGACGACTACGGCAAGGACGAGGGGCTGGTGGAGAGCCTCCAGCCCGTCCTCGACTTCCTCTACGAGCAGTACTGGCGCGTCTCCGTGGAGGGCGTGGATCAGGTGCCGCGCGGCGCCTCCATCCTCGTCGCCAACCACTCCGGCGCCCTGCCCTACGACGGCCTGGTGATGGCGCAGGCGCTCCTGCGCGAGCGCCCGGATCTGCTCGAGACCCGCTGGCTGGTGGAGGATCAGGTCTTCCACGCGCCCATGCTCGGCACCCTCTTCAACCGCCTGGGCGCCGTGCGAGCTTCACCGGAGAACGCGCTGCGGCTGCTCGATGAGCACCGGCCGCTCGTCGTCTTCCCGGAGGGCTACCAGGGCGCGAGCAAGCCGTTCGCGGAGCGCTACCGCCTCAAGCGCTTCGGCCGCGGCGGCTTCGTGAAGCTGGCCCTGCGCACCGGCGCGCCCATCGTCCCGGTGGCCATCGTCGGCGCGGAGGAGACGTCTCCGCTGCTGGGCCGCCTCCCCGGTGGCTTCCTCGGGTTCCCGTCGCTGCCGCTCACCGCGCCGGGCCCGCTGCCCGCCAAGTGGACCATCCGCTTCGGCGAGCCGCTGACCATGGAGGGACTGTCTCCGGAGGACGCGGACGACCTGGGCCAAGTGCAGCGGCTTACCGAGCGCACCCGCGAGTCCATCCAGGGAATGCTCCAGGCCCTGCTGCGCGAGCGCCGCTCCGTGTTCACGGGCTGA
- a CDS encoding tetratricopeptide repeat protein produces the protein MRESAEVISGPRKMSMPPSEQPKTDLEKELSELRREVIESRNLVIKTDNLLKNLHAEVKAVGKRHEDFQKRQWLSSAVAYTLFAVLAVGGAVLVNGARSSSNTNERERLEKQVADLSGQLEKQRADSTSHLTAQRAANEVYKMMTTLPGDERLKGIDALVKLDTQKLSSLERQALNDRAAILRRETGDAALERGKIAFRKNEMPAVVENLSRFLAMNPQEADALDASFFLGTAYNQLRQHEKAVPLLARFVEGDKKSKTRDYAMLLLAQSYQETGAFDKAADTVRDALATYPATQYLSQFRGRLNSAKRAASGGDAAAVPAAAPAAAPQAAPAVAAPAAGQ, from the coding sequence ATGCGTGAGTCGGCCGAAGTCATTTCCGGTCCCAGGAAGATGTCCATGCCCCCCTCTGAACAGCCGAAGACTGACCTCGAGAAGGAACTCTCCGAACTCCGCCGCGAGGTCATCGAGTCGCGCAACCTCGTCATCAAGACGGACAACCTGCTGAAGAACCTCCATGCGGAGGTGAAGGCGGTGGGCAAGCGCCACGAGGACTTCCAGAAGCGGCAATGGCTCTCCTCGGCGGTGGCCTACACGCTCTTCGCGGTTCTGGCGGTCGGTGGCGCGGTGCTGGTGAACGGCGCGCGCAGCTCCAGCAACACCAACGAGCGCGAGCGGTTGGAGAAGCAGGTCGCGGACCTCTCCGGGCAGCTGGAGAAGCAGCGCGCGGACTCCACCTCGCACCTGACGGCCCAGCGCGCCGCCAACGAGGTCTACAAGATGATGACCACGCTGCCGGGCGACGAGCGCCTCAAGGGCATCGACGCGCTCGTGAAGCTGGACACGCAGAAGCTGTCCTCGCTGGAGCGCCAGGCCCTCAACGACCGCGCCGCCATCCTGCGCCGTGAGACGGGCGACGCCGCCCTGGAGCGCGGGAAGATCGCCTTCCGCAAGAACGAGATGCCCGCCGTGGTGGAGAACCTGTCGCGCTTCCTGGCGATGAACCCGCAGGAGGCGGACGCGCTGGACGCGTCCTTCTTCCTGGGCACCGCCTACAACCAACTGCGTCAGCACGAGAAGGCCGTGCCGCTGCTGGCCCGCTTCGTGGAAGGCGACAAGAAGTCCAAGACGCGCGACTACGCCATGCTGCTGCTCGCCCAGTCGTACCAGGAGACGGGCGCGTTCGATAAGGCGGCGGACACGGTGCGCGACGCGCTGGCCACGTACCCGGCCACCCAGTACCTGTCGCAGTTCCGCGGCCGTCTGAACTCCGCCAAGCGCGCCGCCTCCGGTGGCGACGCCGCAGCGGTGCCCGCCGCCGCCCCGGCCGCCGCGCCCCAGGCCGCTCCGGCCGTGGCCGCCCCCGCCGCGGGCCAGTAG
- the mutL gene encoding DNA mismatch repair endonuclease MutL: MSRIARLSDVLINKIAAGEVVERPASVVKELCENSLDAGARTVRVELEAGGVGRITISDDGHGMSREDATLCLERHATSKLRELDDLFHIDSMGFRGEAIPAIASVSRFTLHTAEPDAHEGTKVMVEGGGPPTVEAAPPRVGTVITIEDLFFNVPARRKFMRQGATELKHCEEAVVRLALAHPEVGFFASHEGNELFSSPAAEHDPRERIAAALGPASFPHLFPVEERRLGVVVTGYLASPEYTLPNARGLYTFVNRRYIRDRGLISTVQRAFQDFLPAGRQPVVVLHIDVEPAAVDVNVHPQKMEVRFADARGVQDAISAALSRVLRAAPWLGSPEEQAANPQPRDAAHYAHAVERFLTRAQEATWGAPLPTAMDAPGPDGSTPARPLTPSYFSPNGGAQGSAFPGPFQGPQVPGRSLGFGEAQPQLNEAPPPGYFAALRPMGLLGSRFHVCEGPGGTLVVLDPHAALERARLTAYLRRLEDETKAPPPSLFGTTVDLSLAAVKALVDGREALLKLGVDVEPFGGTALALKSVPAGLEGVDPRALLEALSRALPPRSAPLDVTSLAEAVRVMACHAARRASSSPLTDAQLRALLGELDRADFTPPCTHGTVVVLEMPLLELERRAR; encoded by the coding sequence ATGTCCCGAATCGCGCGCCTGAGCGACGTGCTCATCAACAAGATCGCCGCCGGTGAGGTGGTGGAGCGCCCCGCCTCCGTGGTGAAGGAGCTGTGCGAGAACTCGCTCGACGCCGGGGCCCGCACCGTCCGCGTGGAGCTGGAGGCCGGCGGCGTGGGCCGCATCACCATCTCCGACGACGGCCACGGCATGAGCCGCGAGGACGCCACGCTCTGCCTGGAGCGCCACGCCACCAGCAAGCTGCGCGAACTGGACGACCTCTTCCACATCGACTCCATGGGGTTCCGGGGCGAGGCCATCCCCGCCATCGCCTCCGTGTCCCGTTTCACGCTGCACACCGCGGAGCCGGACGCGCACGAGGGCACCAAGGTCATGGTGGAGGGGGGCGGCCCGCCCACGGTGGAGGCCGCGCCACCCCGCGTGGGCACGGTCATCACCATCGAGGACCTGTTCTTCAACGTGCCCGCGCGCCGCAAGTTCATGCGTCAGGGCGCCACCGAGCTCAAGCACTGCGAGGAGGCCGTGGTGCGCCTGGCGCTCGCGCACCCGGAGGTCGGCTTCTTCGCCTCGCACGAGGGCAACGAGCTCTTCTCCAGCCCCGCCGCCGAACATGATCCGCGCGAGCGCATCGCCGCGGCCCTGGGCCCCGCGTCCTTCCCGCACCTGTTCCCGGTGGAGGAGCGCCGGCTGGGTGTCGTCGTCACGGGCTACCTCGCGTCGCCGGAGTACACGCTGCCCAACGCGCGCGGCCTCTACACCTTCGTCAACCGCCGCTACATCCGCGACCGCGGCCTCATCAGCACCGTGCAGCGCGCGTTCCAGGACTTCCTGCCCGCGGGCCGTCAGCCGGTGGTGGTGCTGCACATCGACGTGGAGCCCGCCGCGGTGGACGTCAACGTGCACCCGCAGAAGATGGAGGTGCGCTTCGCGGACGCCCGTGGCGTGCAGGACGCGATCAGCGCCGCCCTCTCACGCGTGCTGCGCGCGGCCCCATGGCTGGGCTCGCCGGAAGAGCAGGCCGCGAACCCGCAGCCCCGAGACGCCGCGCACTATGCGCACGCCGTGGAGCGCTTCCTCACTCGCGCGCAGGAAGCCACCTGGGGCGCGCCGCTGCCCACCGCGATGGACGCACCCGGCCCCGACGGTTCCACGCCCGCGCGCCCGCTGACGCCGTCCTATTTCTCGCCGAACGGTGGAGCGCAGGGCAGCGCGTTCCCGGGTCCGTTCCAGGGCCCCCAGGTGCCGGGCCGCTCGCTCGGGTTCGGTGAGGCCCAGCCGCAGCTCAACGAAGCGCCGCCTCCAGGCTACTTCGCGGCGCTGCGCCCCATGGGCCTGTTGGGCAGCCGCTTCCATGTCTGCGAGGGCCCCGGCGGCACGCTGGTGGTGCTGGACCCTCACGCCGCGCTGGAGCGCGCGCGCCTCACCGCGTACCTGCGCCGGCTGGAGGACGAGACGAAGGCGCCGCCGCCGTCGCTGTTCGGCACCACGGTGGACCTGTCGCTGGCTGCGGTGAAGGCGCTGGTGGATGGCCGCGAGGCGCTGCTCAAGCTGGGCGTGGACGTGGAGCCCTTTGGCGGCACGGCGCTCGCGCTCAAGTCGGTGCCGGCGGGCCTGGAGGGCGTGGACCCGCGCGCGCTCCTGGAGGCCCTGTCGCGCGCGTTGCCTCCGCGCAGCGCTCCGCTGGACGTGACGAGCCTGGCGGAGGCCGTGCGCGTGATGGCCTGTCACGCCGCGCGGCGCGCATCGTCTTCGCCGCTCACCGACGCGCAGCTGCGCGCGCTGTTGGGCGAGTTGGACCGCGCGGACTTCACACCCCCGTGCACGCACGGCACGGTGGTGGTGCTGGAGATGCCGCTGCTGGAGCTGGAGCGGCGCGCTCGCTGA
- a CDS encoding GGDEF domain-containing protein — translation MGQKETVVTVISKISERPVNLDAALVVIYGLDLGRKYDLAREETLIGRSSKADIQIDQEAVSRNHARITNTTKGVRIEDLGSTNGTFVNDDVASSARSLQNGDLVKIGRTIFKFIAGGNIEAAYHDEIYRLTTMDGLTQIYNRRYFDEQLDREISRSRRYERTLSLVMFDLDHFKDVNDTYGHLAGDSVLKQLASTVRTRIRREDVFARYGGEEFALLLPEINLAGARQLAEKVRKLVERQRFEFDKQVIPVTLSMGVAALEPHHREPAEMVRTADEHLFAAKSQGRNRICG, via the coding sequence ATGGGCCAGAAGGAGACGGTTGTCACCGTCATCTCGAAGATCTCCGAGCGCCCCGTCAACCTGGACGCGGCGCTGGTGGTCATCTACGGCCTGGACCTGGGGCGCAAGTACGACCTGGCGCGCGAGGAGACGCTGATCGGCCGGTCGTCCAAGGCGGACATCCAGATTGATCAGGAAGCGGTGAGCCGCAACCACGCGCGCATCACCAACACCACCAAGGGCGTGCGCATCGAGGATCTGGGGTCCACCAACGGCACGTTCGTCAATGACGACGTCGCGTCGTCGGCGCGGTCGCTGCAGAACGGCGACCTGGTGAAGATTGGCCGCACCATCTTCAAGTTCATCGCGGGCGGCAACATCGAGGCGGCGTACCACGACGAGATCTATCGGCTGACCACCATGGACGGCCTCACGCAGATCTACAACCGCCGCTACTTCGACGAGCAGTTGGACCGCGAAATCTCCCGCAGCCGCCGCTACGAGCGCACGCTGTCGCTGGTGATGTTCGACCTGGATCACTTCAAGGACGTGAACGACACGTACGGGCACCTGGCGGGCGACTCGGTGCTCAAGCAGCTGGCGTCCACGGTGCGCACGCGCATCCGGCGCGAGGACGTCTTCGCCCGCTACGGCGGTGAGGAGTTCGCGCTGCTCCTGCCGGAGATCAACCTGGCCGGCGCCCGTCAGCTCGCGGAGAAGGTGCGCAAGCTGGTGGAGCGGCAGCGCTTCGAGTTCGACAAGCAGGTCATCCCCGTCACGCTGTCGATGGGCGTGGCCGCGCTGGAGCCGCACCACCGCGAGCCCGCGGAGATGGTGCGCACGGCGGACGAGCACCTCTTCGCCGCGAAGAGCCAGGGGCGCAACCGCATCTGCGGCTGA
- a CDS encoding carboxypeptidase regulatory-like domain-containing protein: MRSIPHPVRSPGLVLACLLACAMGCAMSDMEAPFIHGGWADTFCTVDQDCGDPALFFCNTALSRCEPSCRTDLDCSVMRRGEVNAIAACESQALGCRCDASRCVPALCTGDSDCEDGELCRDGACGPPPPSSTVAACRVVPERIIAPVGTTLRFEAWMSDVTGQPFVPRNGLAWSAVSARVKGGGTGSGATFTLESAGAEVEAVEARLGNVTCRARVTVLPPHTASGQVRVVVTDALTGYPVEGASVVVADALGGATARESTDALGVAVLVARSDSTVSVFHPDFGYLTVANYDMSGTRDLRLPLRRNPADRVGGVRARFIHLSPVGVGGALSLGMAGLSVPGLLSESASAQVQGSDRDVDLTLRGVTRQFQLPASVWVNGLGVLPPESVDVPGISGVCDTALADGTDPETATRSGTCGTRTAWALTAQVPSGELPAGMMDPGADPLLLLARVLPQSGRFSSAVQRDVRFPLHAPIEGKIPPSGPLTSLDFQQVPLAFPFVVRVPPLPRFRDSYLSRALVVGSVTAPGQGTVPLGLGAAVNANPVDPNTDTQPLLSSPGLVRVRMAPAHHGLEGQAYRLVAVASSGALGGEEPVGLATSAVMTPLDAPHFDPEGTTPVTLADAFLGIPEGAHYNPDASPWHGLLPREWRMDTSLLGATIVRATFTNVAGRRWTVWADSRRSVTGVRLPLPPSGLEDRTFQGDTEGSRASLSVEALNVAMSEGRSTNLSTLAESGGMAPELLASSVRAASTLNYGRPQVTWLAPAEGASLARGATVRVRVDGFQVGTDAGNGDEGGVLLTVRDGGPACDLSVVLGDVATRSGEVALSLPPACSGMEVTLVASLVDGLGLPLRPAVSAARTVRVP; the protein is encoded by the coding sequence ATGCGTTCCATCCCCCATCCGGTCCGGTCCCCCGGCCTCGTGCTCGCATGCCTGCTGGCGTGCGCCATGGGCTGCGCGATGTCCGACATGGAGGCGCCGTTCATCCACGGGGGCTGGGCGGACACGTTCTGCACGGTGGATCAGGACTGCGGGGATCCGGCGCTGTTCTTCTGCAACACCGCCCTGTCGCGCTGTGAGCCCTCGTGCCGGACGGACCTCGATTGTTCGGTGATGCGCCGCGGGGAGGTGAACGCCATCGCCGCCTGTGAGTCGCAGGCGCTGGGCTGCCGCTGTGACGCCAGCCGCTGCGTTCCCGCCCTCTGCACCGGCGACAGTGACTGCGAGGACGGGGAACTGTGCCGCGACGGCGCCTGTGGGCCGCCCCCGCCGTCGTCCACCGTAGCGGCTTGCCGCGTGGTGCCCGAGCGCATCATCGCGCCCGTGGGCACCACCCTGCGCTTCGAAGCCTGGATGTCCGATGTCACGGGCCAGCCCTTCGTCCCTCGAAACGGGCTCGCCTGGTCCGCCGTGTCCGCGCGCGTGAAGGGCGGGGGCACGGGCTCCGGGGCCACGTTCACGCTGGAGTCGGCGGGCGCGGAGGTGGAGGCGGTGGAGGCCCGGCTGGGCAACGTCACGTGCCGTGCGCGCGTCACCGTGCTGCCCCCGCATACGGCCTCGGGGCAGGTGCGGGTGGTGGTGACGGACGCGCTCACGGGCTACCCCGTCGAGGGGGCCTCGGTGGTGGTGGCGGACGCGCTGGGTGGCGCGACGGCGCGCGAGTCCACGGATGCGTTGGGCGTGGCCGTGCTGGTGGCCCGGAGCGATTCGACGGTGTCTGTCTTCCACCCGGACTTCGGCTACCTCACCGTGGCGAACTACGACATGTCCGGCACGCGGGACCTGCGGCTGCCGTTGCGCCGCAACCCGGCGGACCGAGTGGGCGGAGTGCGCGCCCGGTTCATCCACCTGTCGCCCGTGGGCGTGGGCGGCGCGCTGTCCCTGGGCATGGCGGGGCTGTCCGTGCCGGGGCTCCTGTCCGAGTCGGCCTCCGCCCAGGTGCAGGGATCCGACCGGGATGTGGACCTCACGCTCCGCGGGGTGACGCGCCAGTTCCAGCTGCCCGCAAGCGTCTGGGTGAACGGGCTCGGCGTCCTGCCGCCGGAGTCCGTGGATGTGCCGGGCATCTCCGGGGTGTGCGACACGGCCCTCGCGGACGGAACGGATCCGGAGACGGCCACGCGCTCGGGGACCTGTGGCACTCGCACCGCCTGGGCCCTCACCGCCCAGGTGCCGTCCGGCGAGCTTCCGGCGGGGATGATGGACCCGGGCGCGGATCCACTGCTGCTCCTGGCGCGCGTGCTGCCGCAGTCCGGGCGGTTCTCCTCCGCCGTCCAGCGCGATGTGCGCTTCCCCCTCCATGCGCCAATCGAGGGGAAGATTCCTCCCAGCGGGCCGCTCACGTCGCTGGACTTCCAGCAGGTGCCGCTGGCCTTCCCGTTCGTGGTGCGCGTCCCGCCGCTTCCGCGCTTCCGGGACAGCTACCTGTCGCGCGCGCTGGTGGTGGGCTCGGTGACCGCGCCCGGTCAGGGCACGGTGCCGCTGGGCCTGGGCGCCGCCGTCAACGCCAACCCGGTGGATCCGAACACGGACACGCAGCCCTTGTTGTCCTCTCCGGGCCTCGTGCGCGTGCGCATGGCGCCGGCCCATCACGGCCTGGAGGGACAGGCGTACCGGCTGGTCGCGGTCGCGTCGTCGGGAGCGCTGGGCGGTGAAGAGCCCGTGGGCCTCGCCACCAGCGCGGTGATGACCCCGCTGGATGCACCCCACTTCGATCCAGAGGGCACGACGCCGGTGACGCTCGCGGACGCGTTCCTCGGCATCCCGGAGGGCGCCCACTACAACCCGGACGCATCGCCGTGGCACGGCCTGCTGCCGCGCGAGTGGCGCATGGACACCTCCTTGCTGGGTGCGACGATCGTGCGCGCGACCTTCACCAACGTGGCCGGCCGGCGCTGGACGGTCTGGGCGGACAGCCGCCGCTCCGTGACCGGCGTGCGCCTGCCGCTGCCTCCCTCGGGCCTGGAGGACCGCACCTTCCAGGGCGACACGGAGGGTTCGCGCGCATCGCTGTCGGTGGAGGCTTTGAACGTGGCCATGTCCGAGGGCCGTTCGACGAACCTCTCCACGCTGGCGGAGTCCGGGGGCATGGCGCCCGAACTGCTCGCCTCGTCGGTGCGCGCCGCGTCCACGCTGAACTACGGCCGGCCCCAGGTGACGTGGCTGGCACCCGCCGAGGGCGCGTCGCTGGCTCGCGGCGCCACCGTGCGCGTGCGGGTGGACGGCTTCCAGGTGGGGACGGACGCAGGCAATGGCGACGAGGGCGGGGTGCTGCTCACCGTTCGTGATGGCGGCCCGGCCTGCGACCTCTCGGTGGTGCTCGGCGACGTGGCCACGCGGTCGGGCGAGGTGGCGCTCTCCCTTCCGCCCGCCTGCTCCGGGATGGAGGTCACGCTGGTGGCGTCGCTGGTGGACGGGCTCGGGTTGCCGCTGCGGCCCGCCGTCAGCGCCGCGCGCACGGTGCGCGTGCCCTGA